One window of the Mytilus galloprovincialis chromosome 14, xbMytGall1.hap1.1, whole genome shotgun sequence genome contains the following:
- the LOC143058127 gene encoding cerebellin-3-like, producing the protein MNFVNAIAIAAILTSILTSGGSCQKSCSRNASLMKSIQYQLKLIGDNDGKCDCNQSPSTPSSGKVGFLVSNSGTLQKIDDGSVVMYDTVSTNLGGGYDKSTGMFTAPVEGLYYFTWTVLTPPGKSFYTQLLLNDTVVARNHAGALGISTHMPSSQSAVLQMKKNNKVSIRVYRGGLIMYGDKWSTFSGFKL; encoded by the exons ATGAA ctTTGTTAATGCTATCGCCATTGCGGCAATATTGACTTCAATCCTGACATCAGGCGGGAGCTGCCAAAAATCCTGTTCAAGGAATGCCAGTCTTATGAAGAGTATTCAGTACCAGTTGAAACTTATTGGAGATAATGATGGAAAGTGTGACTGTAACCAGAGTCCTTCAACCCCGA GTTCAGGAAAGGTTGGTTTTCTGGTATCTAATTCTGGAACTTTGCAGAAAATTGATGATGGTTCTGTCGTTATGTACGACACTGTTTCTACCAACCTCGGAGGAGGGTATGATAAATCAACTGGTATGTTCACTGCCCCCGTAGAAGGACTCTACTACTTTACATGGACAGTTCTTACTCCTCCTGGCAAATCTTTCTACACACAATTATTACTGAATGACACAGTTGTAGCAAGAAATCATGCTGGAGCTTTAGGGATATCTACACACATGCCATCTAGCCAGAGTGCTGTTTtacaaatgaagaaaaataacAAAGTGTCTATCAGAGTttataggggagggttgataaTGTATGGCGATAAGTGGTCAACATTTAGTGGCTTCAaattgtaa